Proteins encoded within one genomic window of Halocatena marina:
- a CDS encoding type I 3-dehydroquinate dehydratase gives MDFDSFVLSAATADLSQEPLAREHADAIEFRLDLADSPLDQLASYDGDLPVIATNRVEREGGDSPETPERLEALRLAAEHPMVEAIDVELSAIAMGSGLETIEHASDRGVSAIISIHDFEETPAIAEMERLLTKTDEYGDVGKLAVTATTLDDVLQLFAVTRTRTQAGQRVATMAMGAVGRHSRAVAPLYGSRIGYAPVDPEDATAPGQYDLATLRSVIDHLDDGT, from the coding sequence ATGGACTTCGATTCGTTCGTGCTTTCGGCTGCCACCGCCGATCTGTCACAAGAGCCGTTGGCCCGCGAGCACGCTGATGCAATAGAGTTCCGGCTCGATCTTGCAGATTCGCCCCTTGATCAGCTTGCTTCGTACGACGGCGATCTTCCAGTTATTGCGACGAATCGCGTCGAACGGGAGGGTGGCGACAGCCCTGAGACGCCAGAGCGACTCGAAGCGCTTCGTCTCGCAGCCGAACACCCGATGGTCGAGGCGATCGATGTCGAGCTATCTGCTATCGCAATGGGGTCAGGATTAGAGACCATCGAGCATGCGAGCGATCGCGGCGTCTCGGCAATCATTTCGATCCACGACTTCGAGGAGACCCCCGCGATTGCCGAGATGGAGCGGCTCCTCACGAAGACGGACGAGTACGGTGACGTCGGTAAGCTGGCGGTGACAGCAACGACGCTCGACGACGTGCTCCAACTGTTTGCAGTCACACGGACGCGTACGCAAGCGGGACAGCGAGTGGCGACGATGGCGATGGGCGCAGTCGGTCGCCACTCGCGGGCCGTCGCGCCGCTCTATGGCTCACGAATCGGCTACGCACCGGTCGACCCCGAAGATGCGACCGCACCCGGACAGTACGATCTCGCAACGCTTCGGAGTGTGATCGACCACCTCGATGATGGAACGTAA
- a CDS encoding proteasome assembly chaperone family protein → MASIKLQTDIDLDDPMLIEGLPGVGLVGKIATDHLIDTFDMTYYASVQCGGLPSVAVYRGDDSVLRPPVRLYADAERDLLVLHSDVPISSDSTETFASCIVDWIAANGITPLFLSGLPEQGVADGEIGTENSPELFGVATGDGISHLDREGIVPPRQSGLVSGPTGALLHEAIGANLTGVGLIVEANPQFPDPKASRVLLEHGISPIADIDIDTTSLIEQAEEIREARERFAKRMQQAQTEESSQAQPLRGFQ, encoded by the coding sequence ATGGCGTCCATCAAACTCCAAACAGACATTGACCTCGATGATCCAATGCTTATCGAGGGGCTTCCGGGTGTCGGACTCGTCGGAAAGATCGCAACTGACCACCTTATCGACACATTCGATATGACGTACTACGCGAGCGTTCAGTGTGGTGGTCTCCCGTCTGTAGCTGTCTATCGCGGGGACGATTCGGTGCTCAGACCTCCCGTCAGGCTCTACGCTGACGCCGAGCGTGACCTGCTCGTGCTTCATAGCGACGTTCCGATCTCATCAGATAGCACAGAGACATTTGCGAGCTGCATTGTCGATTGGATCGCAGCAAACGGAATCACACCGTTGTTTCTCAGCGGGCTCCCTGAGCAGGGCGTCGCCGACGGTGAGATCGGTACGGAGAATTCGCCGGAGCTGTTCGGCGTTGCAACGGGAGACGGTATTTCACATCTCGACCGCGAAGGGATCGTTCCGCCCAGACAGAGTGGATTGGTTAGTGGGCCGACTGGAGCGCTCCTCCACGAAGCAATTGGGGCGAATCTGACGGGCGTCGGTCTCATTGTCGAGGCAAATCCACAGTTTCCGGACCCGAAAGCATCTCGAGTCCTCCTCGAACACGGAATTTCACCGATTGCAGACATCGACATCGACACCACGTCGCTCATCGAGCAGGCAGAAGAGATTCGAGAAGCACGCGAACGATTCGCAAAACGGATGCAGCAGGCCCAAACCGAAGAAAGCTCACAAGCACAACCACTGCGTGGCTTTCAGTAG
- a CDS encoding DUF2298 domain-containing protein, whose amino-acid sequence MEYWLVIRWLVVYLFLFAAGLPIAAVICPRLADRGAGIALPVSLAVIGIVGYWVGRLSFGWVALGAGLFVLGGLSVSIYLRTPVDIERRPAIEAAVVFTLAFLFLVTVRAVDPAVHPSGGEKFLDYGLLGSLLRAPTLPPEDMWFAGEPVKYYYGGHMLSALLTELTFTEARYAYNLALAGFYAMLVTAAYGLAGSLGTSIGTARSTASALGAFFVGVASNLQTPFRALLWALPDEIARTIVNALGIEREGLIVALSEFSYWNASRVIPGQPSDPDSYSIATEFPLFSWLNGDLHAHMMSTPFLVLVATLCFSYYRTPADERMRRRLLVGATAVLAGFIAVINTWSFPTVFGLLWLTLVFSPAAPLSLLPDRAVKWVRSHHELWVQTRFTHELRRIAGALVLVITLAPIGIVVSLPFWLDAASGRTIALVPERSPLLGLLLVHGGFLLVFVPYLFGRLRPFFQKRTIAALSISLLVGAVVFQFAALAVITPIALGAWALLRINERSEDHEHELENGDDGDSTGPPSAGVGLRSHIGYPAVLILAGAGLLLLVEVIYLHEQAGPSRYNTVFKTYLQVWILWGLSAGAALARFAHWPHAVRSSFPDAERVVSSSFGFGAEVGLRQVFVALLIISTSLYGSLALSNHFTANGTYANPDDPTLDVFTYTETYHSEEVAAIQWLDRRSGRPVVAAAPGTDIYQWTNAVSSLTGLPTIAGWSHEVGYRNSSVYHDRVEDVDTLYQGPPDRTIQMLRHYDVRYIYVGPREREQYDRMPFDQIAGLNEMRFGDVRIYEVDQRKLAVNSQSRNNVTTNALGTGSAPARL is encoded by the coding sequence ATGGAGTATTGGCTCGTCATTCGTTGGCTTGTCGTCTATCTCTTTTTGTTTGCTGCTGGGCTTCCGATCGCCGCTGTGATCTGTCCACGACTCGCCGACCGTGGGGCTGGTATCGCACTTCCGGTGTCGCTCGCTGTCATTGGTATCGTCGGATATTGGGTTGGTCGACTCTCATTTGGGTGGGTCGCGCTCGGTGCTGGTCTGTTCGTCTTGGGCGGTCTCTCTGTGTCTATTTATTTACGCACACCGGTCGACATCGAGCGGCGCCCTGCCATCGAGGCTGCTGTTGTGTTTACGCTCGCGTTTTTGTTTCTCGTTACGGTCCGGGCGGTCGATCCCGCTGTTCACCCCTCTGGTGGCGAAAAATTCCTCGATTACGGACTCCTTGGAAGCTTGCTTCGTGCGCCGACGCTCCCACCGGAGGATATGTGGTTTGCTGGTGAACCGGTCAAATACTACTACGGTGGGCACATGCTGTCTGCCCTGCTTACTGAACTGACGTTTACAGAGGCACGCTATGCCTACAATCTCGCACTTGCGGGCTTTTATGCGATGCTCGTCACGGCCGCCTACGGGCTAGCAGGATCGCTCGGAACATCGATTGGTACGGCTCGGTCCACTGCTAGCGCGCTCGGTGCTTTTTTTGTCGGCGTTGCGAGTAATTTGCAGACGCCGTTTCGGGCACTGCTGTGGGCTCTTCCCGATGAGATAGCGCGGACAATTGTCAACGCACTTGGCATCGAGCGAGAGGGCCTCATCGTGGCCCTGTCAGAGTTTTCCTACTGGAACGCGAGCCGGGTCATTCCCGGTCAGCCCAGTGATCCAGACTCGTACAGCATCGCGACGGAATTCCCGTTGTTCTCGTGGTTGAACGGCGATCTCCACGCGCACATGATGAGCACACCGTTCTTGGTGCTCGTGGCAACGCTTTGTTTCAGCTACTATCGTACGCCCGCCGACGAACGCATGCGACGCAGGCTACTGGTCGGTGCGACCGCAGTGCTCGCAGGATTCATTGCTGTCATCAACACGTGGTCGTTCCCAACCGTGTTCGGTCTGCTGTGGCTCACGCTTGTGTTTTCTCCCGCAGCACCGCTGTCGTTGCTTCCAGATCGTGCCGTAAAGTGGGTCCGTTCTCACCACGAACTCTGGGTGCAGACGCGATTCACGCACGAACTCCGACGAATCGCCGGTGCACTCGTTCTCGTTATTACACTCGCTCCGATCGGAATCGTGGTGTCGCTGCCGTTTTGGCTCGATGCGGCGAGCGGTCGTACAATCGCACTGGTCCCCGAACGGAGTCCATTGCTGGGTTTATTACTCGTTCATGGTGGCTTCTTGCTCGTGTTCGTCCCGTATCTGTTCGGAAGATTAAGACCGTTCTTCCAAAAACGAACGATCGCCGCGCTTTCGATTAGTCTTCTTGTGGGCGCTGTAGTGTTTCAGTTTGCCGCACTCGCGGTTATCACACCGATTGCTCTCGGAGCGTGGGCGCTCCTTCGGATCAACGAACGAAGTGAGGATCACGAACACGAATTGGAAAACGGAGATGATGGCGATAGTACCGGTCCTCCGAGTGCTGGTGTTGGTTTACGTTCTCACATTGGGTATCCAGCTGTACTCATTCTCGCAGGGGCGGGACTCCTGTTGCTTGTCGAGGTGATTTATCTCCACGAACAGGCGGGTCCGAGTCGATACAATACTGTGTTCAAAACGTATCTTCAAGTTTGGATTCTGTGGGGGCTCTCTGCGGGCGCTGCACTCGCTCGCTTCGCGCACTGGCCACACGCTGTTCGGTCGTCGTTCCCCGATGCCGAGCGTGTCGTATCGAGTTCGTTTGGATTTGGTGCTGAAGTCGGTCTCCGGCAGGTGTTTGTTGCACTCCTCATCATCAGCACGTCTCTCTACGGTAGTCTCGCGCTGAGCAATCATTTCACTGCTAATGGTACGTACGCCAACCCTGATGACCCGACACTCGATGTCTTCACTTACACCGAAACGTATCATTCCGAAGAAGTAGCGGCAATCCAGTGGCTCGATCGTCGTTCTGGTCGCCCGGTTGTCGCTGCCGCTCCGGGGACAGATATCTATCAATGGACGAATGCCGTATCGAGCCTTACTGGTTTACCGACAATCGCGGGCTGGAGCCATGAGGTCGGATACCGTAACAGCTCTGTGTATCACGATCGTGTCGAGGATGTCGATACGCTCTATCAAGGCCCGCCAGACCGAACCATTCAGATGCTTCGTCACTACGATGTGCGCTACATCTACGTCGGTCCACGCGAACGCGAACAGTACGATCGGATGCCCTTCGACCAGATCGCTGGTCTAAACGAGATGCGCTTTGGTGACGTACGCATCTACGAGGTTGATCAGCGAAAATTGGCAGTGAACTCACAATCTCGTAACAATGTAACGACGAACGCACTCGGTACCGGCTCAGCTCCGGCGCGACTCTAA
- a CDS encoding glycosyltransferase codes for MASVGLVVPAYQPVPTRLINYVRALTDAIEPETIRIELDAPEAGVVDALQDLTATVNTVPYRRGKGVAITAGFEALDTDILGFVDADGSTPVESVQTIIESLQDGFNNEHERNDLAVGSRRHPDAVVTHHQTHIRRRLGDIFAQIARRLLGIDLYDFQCGAKALTAKAWDAVRQHLYSPGFAWDIELITVSVALGYTIDEIPIAWEDKDGSTVSPIRTPLSMGRELLAVRHRARALQGESNATHNSEDESALVERENESAVIDQESQV; via the coding sequence ATGGCGTCTGTTGGTCTCGTAGTACCAGCTTATCAGCCGGTGCCAACGCGGCTTATCAACTACGTTCGTGCTCTTACGGATGCGATCGAACCCGAGACGATTCGCATCGAACTCGATGCACCTGAGGCAGGTGTCGTCGATGCTCTCCAAGACCTCACCGCGACAGTCAATACGGTCCCGTACCGCCGTGGAAAAGGAGTTGCCATCACTGCTGGCTTTGAAGCACTCGATACTGATATTCTCGGATTCGTCGATGCCGACGGAAGCACACCCGTAGAATCAGTCCAGACGATCATCGAATCACTCCAGGACGGATTCAACAATGAGCACGAACGAAATGATCTCGCAGTTGGGTCCCGGCGACACCCAGACGCTGTCGTTACACACCATCAGACACACATTCGCCGCCGACTCGGCGATATATTCGCTCAGATTGCCCGTCGTCTGCTCGGGATCGACCTCTATGATTTTCAGTGTGGAGCGAAAGCACTCACAGCAAAAGCGTGGGATGCTGTGCGTCAGCACCTCTATTCACCTGGATTTGCGTGGGATATCGAGCTCATCACCGTTTCGGTGGCGCTCGGTTATACGATCGATGAGATTCCGATCGCGTGGGAGGATAAAGACGGCTCGACTGTTTCGCCAATCCGGACACCACTTTCGATGGGGCGCGAGCTGCTGGCTGTCCGCCATCGCGCGCGTGCGCTGCAAGGCGAATCCAACGCGACGCACAACAGTGAGGATGAATCCGCGCTGGTCGAACGGGAGAATGAATCCGCTGTGATCGATCAGGAATCACAAGTATGA
- a CDS encoding RsmB/NOP family class I SAM-dependent RNA methyltransferase, with the protein MVLERYESFIDDFDAFRAACERSLPSVVRVNTIKTTVERARAALEAGGYAYEPCEWHPKLLRLETDSPGTSWPYFHGWLYGQEEVSALPALVLDPSPGERIFDVCAAPGSKTTQLAAMMNDTGICVANDANLGRISALRSNAERCGVSNLAITHGDARHASLKPFDGELFDRTLVDVPCSCEGTVRKNPTVLEEWSREQIKGVAGVQRGILKRAIQVTRPGGTVVYSTCTFAPEENEAVLDHVLAAEDCRIRSFDAPLETRPGVTEWNGEQFDPSVQHAKRIYPHLNDTGGFFCAKLEVEA; encoded by the coding sequence ATGGTTCTCGAGCGGTACGAGTCTTTTATCGATGATTTCGACGCGTTTCGTGCGGCCTGTGAGCGGTCGCTTCCGTCTGTGGTTCGGGTGAACACCATCAAGACGACTGTCGAACGAGCGCGTGCAGCCCTCGAAGCAGGGGGCTACGCATACGAGCCCTGCGAGTGGCACCCCAAGCTCCTCCGTCTGGAAACAGATAGCCCTGGTACGTCGTGGCCGTACTTTCACGGCTGGCTGTACGGGCAAGAAGAGGTCTCAGCACTCCCCGCTCTCGTCCTTGATCCGAGTCCGGGTGAGCGCATCTTCGACGTCTGTGCTGCACCTGGCAGCAAAACAACACAGCTCGCTGCTATGATGAACGACACTGGAATCTGCGTGGCGAACGACGCCAATCTCGGGCGTATCTCTGCGCTTCGATCGAACGCCGAGCGCTGTGGCGTTTCAAATCTCGCAATTACGCATGGTGATGCCCGCCACGCCTCACTCAAGCCATTTGACGGAGAACTGTTCGATCGAACGCTCGTCGATGTGCCGTGCTCGTGTGAGGGCACGGTCCGGAAGAATCCGACCGTGCTTGAGGAGTGGAGCCGCGAACAGATCAAGGGTGTCGCAGGTGTCCAACGCGGCATTCTCAAGCGAGCGATACAGGTAACCCGACCCGGCGGAACGGTCGTCTACTCCACTTGTACGTTCGCTCCTGAGGAAAACGAAGCCGTCCTCGATCACGTACTCGCAGCTGAGGACTGTCGCATCCGTTCGTTCGACGCACCGCTGGAGACTCGTCCCGGCGTGACCGAGTGGAACGGTGAACAGTTCGATCCGAGCGTTCAACACGCAAAGCGCATCTACCCGCATTTGAACGACACGGGTGGCTTTTTCTGTGCGAAACTGGAGGTAGAGGCGTGA
- a CDS encoding GtrA family protein produces the protein MSTISERIRARLVSIRFGQFASVGVVGAICDNLVLALGLSFEMTPELAKIAGAETAIIVMFWINEHWTFGEEGKEGIRPLIRRLLTSNVVRLGGVLVATVIFSVVYRQIDVRISLVDWDVWFLVANGCGIIAGLVVNYILESTVTWRAGDAYE, from the coding sequence ATGAGCACGATTAGCGAACGCATTCGTGCGCGTCTCGTCAGTATTCGCTTCGGGCAATTCGCATCAGTGGGTGTCGTCGGTGCAATCTGCGATAATCTTGTCCTCGCACTAGGGCTCTCGTTCGAGATGACTCCAGAGCTAGCAAAGATAGCGGGGGCAGAAACCGCTATTATCGTTATGTTCTGGATCAACGAACACTGGACATTCGGAGAAGAAGGCAAGGAAGGAATTCGACCCCTCATCCGACGACTCCTCACCTCGAACGTCGTCCGATTAGGTGGTGTTCTCGTCGCTACGGTCATCTTCTCAGTCGTCTATCGCCAGATCGACGTGCGCATATCGCTCGTCGATTGGGATGTGTGGTTCCTTGTCGCAAACGGCTGTGGGATCATTGCCGGACTCGTTGTGAACTACATTCTTGAAAGCACAGTAACATGGCGCGCCGGGGATGCGTACGAGTAA
- a CDS encoding glycosyltransferase family 39 protein: MNLRGITDRSRLSWDYIWLAIALSVGGVVYIAYLNTHTHPAYEGGLYLQIAEEIIQSNYGFPKHIPYYHEGGIPFAYPPLMFYVIAFITDFTSIDPVSLELYIPGLVTIAYLIPYYFIAKDLLGTSRKAGIASIFFAVTPLVLRWHISAGGIVRGVAMLFTLLGIYAGLKIFRTGSRWWLLPGTVLFTLTMLTHPVYTVFYGGTYLLLFAYYNQTPRGFVNGAIVAIGGVVLTVPWWFQIATTHGLDIYLTASGTHTGLTGGVDRILSQFIYPLWDMNMVTPFYVAAFAGGIYATLRRRYFLPVWLVLASYVIGKDRFTFVAGSMLSAILVVEVIIPAVSTIDINLEFDPSTNRRKVIPAVLAFIFVLGAIGTGVAFAGSELNTAHTGSSTQPQTVDNRDLQAMEWVKSNTSPEANFVVLSDAAEWVPYYTERTVIVSPWGAEWTSTAGYYEEYELYRNLGTCSNIDCLEVLLGVSQRQPDYLYISNEVYTVHGDERTPRMEMIHSMTVSDQYELQYKNRGVVVFKLTDQPKDIQNAQSTQSTQNAQDRQKQEREQEQNTTANKTETSTSVGFSGHASDLS, translated from the coding sequence ATGAACTTACGGGGGATTACGGATCGAAGCCGCCTGAGCTGGGACTATATCTGGCTCGCAATCGCGCTCAGTGTCGGTGGCGTAGTATATATCGCGTATCTCAATACACACACGCACCCCGCTTACGAAGGTGGATTGTATCTTCAGATTGCTGAGGAAATCATTCAGAGCAACTACGGGTTCCCAAAACACATACCGTACTATCACGAGGGTGGAATTCCATTCGCGTATCCACCCCTCATGTTTTACGTCATCGCTTTTATAACTGATTTTACAAGTATTGATCCTGTTTCGTTGGAACTCTACATTCCTGGACTGGTAACGATCGCGTATCTAATTCCATATTATTTCATTGCCAAAGATCTGTTAGGAACTTCACGAAAAGCGGGTATCGCATCGATCTTTTTCGCCGTAACGCCGCTGGTTCTTCGGTGGCACATTTCGGCCGGAGGAATCGTCAGGGGAGTCGCAATGTTGTTCACACTGCTCGGCATCTATGCTGGTCTGAAGATCTTTCGAACGGGAAGCAGATGGTGGCTGCTTCCCGGAACAGTGTTGTTCACGCTGACGATGCTCACCCATCCGGTTTACACGGTGTTCTATGGTGGGACCTATCTCCTCTTGTTCGCATACTACAACCAGACCCCACGTGGATTTGTGAACGGGGCCATTGTAGCCATTGGTGGCGTCGTGCTCACTGTGCCATGGTGGTTCCAGATCGCTACCACACACGGACTCGACATCTATCTCACTGCGAGCGGGACCCATACAGGTCTCACTGGTGGAGTAGACAGAATCCTATCACAGTTCATCTATCCGCTCTGGGACATGAACATGGTCACACCGTTTTATGTCGCTGCGTTCGCGGGCGGTATCTACGCCACGCTCCGACGGCGGTACTTCCTCCCGGTATGGTTGGTGCTCGCCAGCTACGTTATCGGGAAAGACCGGTTCACATTTGTGGCTGGATCGATGCTGAGCGCGATCCTCGTCGTGGAAGTCATCATCCCGGCTGTATCGACTATCGATATCAACCTCGAATTCGATCCCTCGACTAACCGCCGAAAGGTCATCCCCGCTGTGCTCGCATTTATCTTCGTTCTCGGTGCAATCGGAACAGGTGTCGCGTTCGCTGGGAGTGAACTGAACACCGCCCACACCGGTAGTAGTACACAACCACAGACCGTTGATAATCGCGATCTGCAAGCGATGGAGTGGGTCAAAAGCAACACCAGCCCAGAGGCTAATTTCGTCGTTCTCAGCGATGCAGCCGAATGGGTGCCGTACTACACGGAGCGGACAGTCATCGTAAGCCCGTGGGGAGCAGAATGGACTTCAACAGCCGGATACTACGAAGAGTACGAACTCTACAGAAACCTCGGCACCTGCTCGAATATCGATTGCTTAGAAGTTCTGCTTGGTGTCTCGCAACGCCAACCCGATTACTTGTACATCTCCAATGAAGTGTATACCGTCCACGGAGACGAACGCACACCCCGTATGGAGATGATCCATTCAATGACGGTCTCTGATCAGTACGAACTACAGTATAAAAATCGTGGTGTAGTGGTCTTCAAACTAACCGATCAGCCAAAAGACATACAGAACGCCCAGAGCACGCAATCCACACAGAACGCACAGGACAGGCAAAAACAAGAGCGAGAGCAAGAGCAGAATACAACTGCCAACAAGACCGAGACCTCCACAAGCGTCGGTTTTTCAGGGCACGCGTCGGACCTCTCATAG
- the citZ gene encoding citrate synthase: MPEELRRGLEGVLVAESELSYIDGDAGQLIYRGYSIDDLAHGASYEEVLYLLWHGHLPDRNELESFADTMATERGIDSDVLESIEALARADEEPMAALRTMVSTLSAYDDDADADPTDREANLRKGRRITAKIPTALAAFVRMRDGNDPIAPREDLSHAANFLYMLNDEEPDEVLEETFDMALVLHADHGLNASTFAALVTSSTLADLHSAITSAIGTLSGSLHGGANQDVMQMLQEVDNSDKEPSTWVNDALEGGRRIPGFGHRVYNVKDPRARILSEKSEELGEAAGDTKWYEYSVTIEDYIKDEKGLVPNVDFYSASTYYQMGIPIDTYTPIFALSRAGGWIAHVLEQYEDNRLIRPRARYVGAKDREFTELDAR; the protein is encoded by the coding sequence ATGCCCGAGGAACTGAGAAGAGGGCTGGAGGGTGTGCTCGTCGCCGAATCCGAGCTAAGCTATATCGACGGCGATGCCGGGCAGCTCATATACCGGGGGTATTCGATCGATGACCTCGCTCACGGAGCCAGTTACGAAGAGGTCTTGTATCTCCTCTGGCACGGTCATCTGCCCGATCGGAACGAGCTTGAATCGTTCGCCGACACGATGGCGACAGAGCGAGGAATCGACAGCGACGTTCTCGAAAGCATTGAGGCGCTCGCTCGCGCTGACGAGGAACCGATGGCGGCCCTTCGAACGATGGTTTCGACGCTTTCTGCGTACGACGACGATGCCGACGCAGATCCAACCGACCGCGAGGCGAATCTCCGGAAAGGAAGACGCATCACTGCGAAGATTCCGACCGCGCTCGCTGCATTCGTTCGAATGCGCGATGGAAACGACCCCATCGCCCCTCGAGAGGACCTCTCGCACGCCGCGAACTTCCTGTACATGCTCAACGATGAGGAACCCGACGAGGTTCTCGAAGAGACGTTCGACATGGCGCTTGTCCTCCATGCCGACCACGGCCTGAATGCCTCGACGTTCGCCGCACTGGTCACCTCATCGACGCTTGCAGATCTCCACAGCGCTATTACCAGCGCGATTGGAACCTTGAGCGGATCGCTTCACGGCGGCGCGAACCAAGATGTCATGCAGATGTTACAGGAAGTCGACAACAGCGATAAGGAGCCATCGACGTGGGTGAACGACGCTCTCGAAGGTGGCCGTCGGATTCCTGGCTTTGGTCACCGCGTCTACAACGTCAAAGACCCTCGTGCACGCATTCTCAGCGAGAAGTCCGAGGAGCTGGGAGAAGCCGCGGGTGATACGAAGTGGTACGAGTACAGCGTCACCATTGAGGACTACATCAAAGACGAGAAAGGTCTCGTTCCAAACGTCGACTTCTATTCTGCGTCTACGTACTACCAGATGGGCATCCCAATTGACACGTATACACCTATTTTCGCGTTGTCACGCGCTGGTGGCTGGATCGCCCACGTCCTCGAACAGTACGAAGACAATCGTCTCATTCGACCACGCGCCCGCTACGTCGGAGCGAAAGACCGCGAATTCACCGAACTCGACGCCCGCTGA
- the ilvA gene encoding threonine ammonia-lyase has product MLSFDDVFAARDRVGDVARHTPLERSTTFSEHTGAEIYLKLELFQRTGAFKIRGATNRIATLSESEREAGVVTASAGNHAQGVALAATRAGVDSKIVMPEHAPISKVRATEGYGGTAVLHGIDYNEAQEHAHEIEREEGRVYLHAFDDWDVMAGQGTTGLEIMDDCPDVDTVVVPIGGGGLIAGVATAVKAVDPDVRVIGVQADGASSVVESIDAGEIVELETVDTIADGIATRRIGSKPFQVIQKRVDEVVTVPDSEIAMAITLLLERSKVVAEGAGATALAAVLGNAFEYEAGETIVPLLSGGNIDPNVLTTVLMRGLVQSGRYIKLRTVLKDKPGALMDLSKIVAENRANIYGIQHDRTARDIGMGSAEVELDLETRGHEHVEQLIASLEAHGYPVDVLV; this is encoded by the coding sequence ATGCTTTCGTTCGATGACGTTTTTGCCGCGCGCGACCGGGTCGGTGACGTCGCTCGTCACACCCCGCTCGAACGTTCCACAACGTTTTCCGAACACACTGGTGCTGAGATCTATCTCAAACTCGAATTATTCCAACGAACCGGTGCGTTCAAAATTCGTGGAGCGACGAACCGTATTGCGACGTTGAGCGAATCGGAGCGCGAGGCTGGTGTCGTCACCGCAAGCGCCGGTAACCACGCACAAGGTGTTGCACTTGCGGCGACGCGGGCGGGTGTCGATTCGAAGATCGTCATGCCAGAACACGCACCAATTTCGAAAGTCAGGGCAACAGAAGGATACGGAGGTACTGCTGTCCTCCACGGAATCGACTACAACGAGGCGCAAGAGCACGCACACGAGATCGAGCGAGAGGAAGGGCGTGTCTACCTCCATGCATTCGATGACTGGGACGTAATGGCAGGACAGGGCACGACTGGACTCGAAATCATGGATGACTGTCCAGACGTAGACACCGTCGTCGTTCCGATCGGTGGCGGTGGACTCATCGCGGGAGTGGCAACAGCTGTGAAAGCAGTCGACCCCGATGTCCGTGTCATCGGCGTGCAAGCCGACGGAGCCTCAAGCGTGGTAGAATCGATCGATGCTGGCGAAATCGTCGAATTGGAGACAGTTGATACGATTGCAGACGGTATCGCTACCCGTCGTATCGGTTCGAAGCCGTTTCAAGTCATCCAGAAACGGGTCGATGAAGTCGTCACGGTCCCCGATTCGGAGATTGCGATGGCGATCACGCTATTGCTCGAACGCTCGAAAGTCGTCGCAGAGGGGGCTGGGGCAACCGCGCTTGCTGCTGTGCTCGGGAACGCGTTCGAATACGAAGCTGGTGAGACGATCGTCCCACTCTTGTCCGGTGGCAACATCGATCCGAACGTCCTCACGACGGTACTCATGCGCGGACTCGTCCAGAGCGGGCGATACATCAAGCTGCGCACGGTTCTGAAAGATAAACCCGGTGCGCTCATGGACCTCTCGAAGATCGTCGCAGAGAACCGTGCGAACATCTACGGCATTCAGCACGATAGGACAGCGCGGGACATCGGAATGGGTTCAGCAGAGGTCGAGCTCGACCTCGAAACCCGTGGTCACGAGCACGTCGAACAACTCATCGCATCGCTCGAAGCGCACGGATATCCAGTCGATGTGCTCGTGTGA